The region CCGCGACGGACCTGGACCCTGGGCCGCGGCTTGCCGGCAACCATCCTGCTGCGCGGTTTCATCGGAGCTGCCTTTATCGGGGCGGAGGCCTATCTGCCCCTGGCACTGTCCGTGCACCGGGGGTTCACGCCTACGCAGGCCGGGCTGCTGCTGACCGTCTCGGCAGTGGCCTGGTTCGCCGGATCGCTGGCCGCGGCCAATCTGGCGGTCCTGGCGAACAAGGTGGCGAGGGTCCGTTTGGGGGCACTCTTCCTGGCCGTAGGCATCGGTGCGGCGGCATGGAGCGTGGATCCCCAGGTGAGTATCCTGCTGCCCGTGCTGGGCTGGGCAGTTGCGGGTGCCGGCATCGGGATGGCGTTTCCCACCCTGTCGGTACTGATGCTGGACTTTTCCGCCGAGGGGGAGGAAGGCACCAACAGTTCTTCCCTGCAGGTCAACGACAACCTGGTGCAGTCGCTGTGGCTGGCTCTGGGCACCGTGGCTTTTGCCCTGATGCTGCCGGTGGCGCCGCTGGGTGCGTTCATCGGCGCCTTTGCCAGCGCCGCGGGCCTGGCCGCCGCGGCGCTGGCCCTTTCGGGGCGGCTGGCATCGCCCCGGTCCGCGCGGTCCTAGAGCTCGGCGGCTACGGCGTTCAGGAGCTCGGCCAGGTCCGCTTTGCCCTGGCCCCAGTCCATCAATGTGGTGGGAACCGCCGGTGTACTCGTGGCCACCACGCGCGTGGTGCCGGCGTCGACCGGTTCAAAGGAGAGCACAATGTTGGATCCGTAGGACTTCCAGGTCATTCCGACCGAAAACTCGGCCCGTTCCTGCCACACCCCGGTGAGGGTCATCTTGGGTAACCGGTGTGCGGCCCGCTCGACGGCGGGCGGCAGGGCAGCCACAGGTGCGGAGATCACCAGTTCGCCCCGGCCGCGGGCGCGCTTGGAGGTTATGTCGAGACTGATTGTTTTTGCATTCCCCATGTTCGTCATGCAACAGAGAATAGCGCAGCGGTGATTGCCCTGCGGGAGGCCGGGAGGGAGGGTGCTGGGGACCGATCGCGAACTTCACCCGCAGCAGGCATATCAATCGACGGAGTTATATTGAAAGATGGTTCCACCCGAGGATGTGCAGCGCCGCACTTCCGCTGAAAGGCAGCCATGAAGATTGCTTTGTTCGCCACCTGCATTGTGGACGCCATGTATCCATCCACGGCCCGTGCCACGGTCTCCATCCTGGAACGGCTGGGGCACGACGTCGTGTTCCCGGCCGGCCAGGCCTGCTGCGGGCAGATGCACCTCAACTCCGGGTACTTCCCGGAAGCGGTGCCCGTGGTCCGCAACCACGTGGAGGCTTTTGAGGCAGAGGAGTACGACGTCGCCGTGGCGCCGTCGGGCTCCTGCGTTGCCTCGGTGAAACACCAGCACGCAATGCTGGCCCGATCCGTGGGCGATCCGGACCTCGAATCCCGGGCCGCCGCCGTCGGCGCACGGACCTACGAACTCTCCGCCCTGCTGACCGATGTCCTGGGCGTGACGGACGCCGCCGCGCAGCTGGGCTCCTGGTATCCGCACCGGATCACCTACCACCCCAGCTGCCACGGCATGCGGCTGCTGCGGCTGGGGGACCGGCAGGCGAACCTGCTGCGCACAGTGGAAGGCCTGGAACTGGAACCGCTGCCCGAAGCGGACCAATGCTGCGGCTTCGGCGGAACGTTCTCGCTCAAGAACGCGGACGTCTCCGCGGCCATGCTGGCGGACAAAAACGCGAACATCGCTGCCACCGGCGCGGAACTCTGTACCGGCGGCGACGCCTCCTGCCTCATGCACATCGGCGGGGGCCTCTCCCGCGAAGGCAGCAGCATCACAACCCTGCACTTCGCGGAGATCCTCGCCAGCACGCACGACCACCCGGCACCGCCGCCGGGTGCCGGGCAGGACAGGGCCCGGAGCACCGCTCGCCTCACGGGAAAGGCCGGACAATGAGTTCCACGTATCTGGGCATGCCGGCGGTTCCGGTTTTCGGCAGCGGCAACCTGCACACCACTGAGCCCTTTCCGGTCGCAGCGCGGCGGGAACTGGACAACGCGCAGCTGCGTGCCAACCTCGGCCACGCCACCCACACCATCCGGGACAAGCGGCTGCGCGTGGTGGCCGAACTGCCGGACTGGGAGGAACTGCGCGAAGCCGGCAGTGCCACTAAGGCCGCTGTCATGGCGCGGCTGCCCGAACTGCTTGAGCAGTTCGAGGGGAACTTCACCGCACGCGGCGGCGTCATCCACTGGGCGCGGGACGCCGCGGAAGCCAACGAAATAGTGCGGGACCTGATCCGCGACGCCGGCGCGGACGAAGTGGTCAAGGTCAAATCCATGGCCACCCAGGAAATAGGCCTCAACGAATACCTCGAAGAGCACGGCATTTCCGCGTTCGAAACCGATCTGGCGGAGCTGATTGTCCAGCTGGACCATGACAAGCCCAGCCACATCCTGGTGCCGGCCATCCACAAGAACCGCAGCCAGATCCGGGACATCTTCCTGCGCGAGATGCCGGATGTTGATCCGGAACTCACCGACACCCCGGCCCGGCTGGCCGAAGCGGCGCGGCTGCACCTGCGCCGGAAGTTCCTTTCCGCGAAGGTGGCCATCTCCGGCGCGAACTTTGCCCTGGCCGATACGGGCACGCTCGCCGTCGTCGAATCCGAAGGCAACGGCCGGATGTGCCTGACCCTGCCGGAAACGCTGATCACCGTGATGGGGGTGGAGAAGCTGCTGCCCTCGTGGACGGACCTGGAGGTGTTTATGCAGCTGCTGCCCCGTTCCTCCACGGGGGAGCGGATGAACCCCTACACCTCCCTCTGGACCGGAGTCACGGCAGGCGACGGGCCGCAGAATGTGCATCTGGTGCTGCTGGACAACGGGCGCAGCGCGGCGCTCGCGGATGAGCGAGGGCGTTCTGCCCTGCATTGCATCCGCTGCAGCGCCTGCATGAACGTCTGCCCGGTGTACGAGCGCACCGGCGGGCACGCCTACGGCTCCACCTACCCCGGACCTATCGGGGCGATCCTTTCGCCGCTGCTGACCGGGATCACCTCCGAAGAGAACGCGTCGCTGCCGTACGCCTCCTCGCTCTGCGGCGCCTGCTACGACGC is a window of Arthrobacter sp. zg-Y1171 DNA encoding:
- a CDS encoding (Fe-S)-binding protein; the protein is MKIALFATCIVDAMYPSTARATVSILERLGHDVVFPAGQACCGQMHLNSGYFPEAVPVVRNHVEAFEAEEYDVAVAPSGSCVASVKHQHAMLARSVGDPDLESRAAAVGARTYELSALLTDVLGVTDAAAQLGSWYPHRITYHPSCHGMRLLRLGDRQANLLRTVEGLELEPLPEADQCCGFGGTFSLKNADVSAAMLADKNANIAATGAELCTGGDASCLMHIGGGLSREGSSITTLHFAEILASTHDHPAPPPGAGQDRARSTARLTGKAGQ
- a CDS encoding LutB/LldF family L-lactate oxidation iron-sulfur protein; protein product: MSSTYLGMPAVPVFGSGNLHTTEPFPVAARRELDNAQLRANLGHATHTIRDKRLRVVAELPDWEELREAGSATKAAVMARLPELLEQFEGNFTARGGVIHWARDAAEANEIVRDLIRDAGADEVVKVKSMATQEIGLNEYLEEHGISAFETDLAELIVQLDHDKPSHILVPAIHKNRSQIRDIFLREMPDVDPELTDTPARLAEAARLHLRRKFLSAKVAISGANFALADTGTLAVVESEGNGRMCLTLPETLITVMGVEKLLPSWTDLEVFMQLLPRSSTGERMNPYTSLWTGVTAGDGPQNVHLVLLDNGRSAALADERGRSALHCIRCSACMNVCPVYERTGGHAYGSTYPGPIGAILSPLLTGITSEENASLPYASSLCGACYDACPVKINIPEILVHLRSEDVQSRRGTKKVPGQMDVAMKAASWMMGSGRRMALVEKALPLGKLAAGPDRKIKKLPGLAAGWTRSRDIPAPPAQSFRDWWAKEHEDTASKEQA